Proteins encoded by one window of Streptomyces uncialis:
- a CDS encoding glycosyltransferase family 2 protein, with product MVKLSVIVPFYNVRQYAPDTLRSLRANTREDFEFLLVDDCSRDGTRDVLERAARDLPGAVVLGHERNGGLATARNTGIDASRGTYLTFLDGDDWVAPGYYAQLVSYIEALGCDFVRTDHVRTTGRARSVQRVPHGRRGEVLRPRDVILPADRSTPVDYPYAWAGIYHRRLVDGGLLHFTDGLRTAEDRPWIWRLHREAESFAIAGLLGVFYRRGVASSLTQIGDVRQLDFIRAFDQVVAETAADPEAEKLLPKAVRTYCAIISHHLGRLDKFEPPVARALKSMSADALRRMPQHVLGATLDGMDLQRATRLRRLRRRPLTPGAAA from the coding sequence GTGGTCAAGCTCTCCGTCATCGTGCCGTTCTACAACGTGCGGCAATACGCGCCCGACACCCTGCGGAGTCTGCGGGCGAACACCCGCGAGGACTTCGAATTCCTCCTGGTGGACGACTGTTCCCGGGACGGGACCCGCGACGTCCTGGAACGTGCCGCGCGGGACCTGCCCGGCGCGGTCGTCCTCGGGCACGAGCGGAACGGAGGTCTGGCCACCGCCCGCAACACCGGGATCGACGCGTCGCGCGGCACGTACCTCACGTTCCTCGACGGTGACGACTGGGTCGCCCCCGGCTACTACGCACAACTCGTCTCGTACATCGAGGCGTTGGGCTGCGACTTCGTACGGACCGATCATGTGCGGACGACCGGCCGCGCCCGCTCGGTGCAGCGGGTCCCCCACGGGCGGCGCGGGGAGGTGCTGCGGCCCCGGGACGTGATACTGCCCGCCGACCGGTCGACCCCGGTGGACTATCCGTACGCGTGGGCCGGGATCTACCACCGGCGGCTCGTGGACGGCGGACTCTTGCATTTCACCGACGGACTGCGCACCGCCGAGGACCGGCCCTGGATCTGGCGGCTGCACCGCGAAGCGGAATCCTTCGCGATAGCGGGACTTCTCGGGGTGTTCTACCGGCGCGGGGTCGCCTCCTCGCTCACCCAGATCGGCGATGTACGGCAACTCGACTTCATCCGGGCATTCGACCAGGTGGTGGCGGAAACCGCCGCGGACCCGGAGGCGGAGAAACTGCTCCCGAAAGCGGTCCGCACCTATTGCGCGATCATTTCCCATCACCTCGGCCGGCTGGACAAGTTCGAACCGCCGGTGGCGCGCGCCCTGAAGTCGATGAGCGCGGACGCGCTGCGCCGGATGCCCCAGCACGTCCTCGGCGCCACGCTGGACGGGATGGACCTCCAGCGCGCCACCCGGCTGCGCCGACTGCGCCGCCGCCCCCTGACCCCGGGAGCCGCCGCGTGA
- a CDS encoding polysialyltransferase family glycosyltransferase, which translates to MTTRVLLASTLYGAATLAAALDAGRLAPADRDVLLVCNNAAVPETTPALNGAPGFGPLRDRFDSVVSWNATIAPFHPGGWSPRADDLPLWERYLRLAWDLGDDDVELVVESLQVNPALAVTRIFTGAPVHVYADGLMSYGPTRDRIDPLVGTRVRRLLHLDLVPGLVPLLLTEYGVPAEIVPTDAFLKVLAELDDAGGPGVLKALAGPDGEDGTNGTDGRGSADGPGQEPADGPAPALLLGQYLSALEILTPDEEEDLHLRMLRGTVALGHRRIVFKPHPTAPADRSRRLEEEAEALGARLTVLDTPVLAEVLYRRTRPALVVGCFSTALLTASAFHGLPVARVGTELLLERLAPYQNSNRVPVTLVDALLPELDDQDAVRAQAMDRSPARTAELNDLVTAVGYAMQPKLHPGRRADAERYLSRHLDERTRRYFKRRRLTALGLPGALPAQFAFIPRSAAVRRVARRARAVKRATLG; encoded by the coding sequence GTGACCACCCGAGTCCTCCTGGCGTCCACCCTGTACGGCGCCGCCACCCTCGCCGCCGCCCTCGACGCGGGGCGGCTGGCCCCGGCGGACCGCGATGTCCTGCTGGTCTGCAACAACGCGGCCGTCCCCGAGACCACCCCCGCGCTCAACGGGGCGCCCGGCTTCGGCCCGCTGCGCGACCGCTTCGACTCGGTGGTCTCGTGGAACGCGACGATCGCCCCGTTCCATCCGGGCGGCTGGTCCCCGCGCGCGGACGACCTCCCGCTGTGGGAGAGGTATCTGCGCCTCGCCTGGGACCTCGGGGACGACGACGTCGAACTCGTCGTGGAGTCCCTCCAGGTCAACCCGGCGCTCGCGGTGACCCGGATCTTCACCGGAGCCCCCGTGCACGTCTACGCGGACGGCCTGATGAGCTACGGCCCCACCCGCGACCGTATCGACCCCCTGGTCGGCACCCGGGTACGCCGGCTGCTGCATCTGGACCTGGTACCGGGCCTGGTGCCCCTGCTGCTCACCGAGTACGGCGTGCCCGCGGAGATCGTCCCGACGGACGCCTTCCTGAAGGTGCTCGCCGAACTGGACGACGCGGGCGGCCCCGGCGTCCTGAAGGCCCTCGCCGGACCGGACGGCGAGGACGGCACGAACGGCACGGACGGCAGGGGCAGCGCGGACGGCCCCGGCCAGGAACCGGCGGACGGCCCCGCGCCCGCGCTGCTGCTCGGGCAGTACCTGTCCGCGCTGGAGATCCTCACCCCCGACGAGGAGGAGGACCTGCATCTACGGATGCTGCGCGGCACGGTCGCGCTCGGGCACCGCCGGATCGTCTTCAAACCGCACCCCACCGCGCCCGCCGACCGGTCGCGCAGGCTGGAGGAGGAGGCCGAAGCGCTCGGCGCGCGGCTGACCGTGCTGGACACCCCGGTCCTCGCCGAGGTGCTGTACCGGCGGACCCGGCCCGCGCTCGTGGTCGGCTGCTTCTCGACGGCGCTGCTCACCGCGTCCGCGTTCCACGGTCTGCCGGTCGCCCGGGTGGGCACGGAGCTCCTGCTGGAGCGGCTCGCCCCGTACCAGAACAGCAACCGGGTCCCCGTCACCCTCGTGGACGCGCTGCTGCCGGAACTCGACGACCAGGACGCCGTCCGGGCCCAGGCCATGGACCGCTCCCCCGCGCGGACCGCGGAGCTGAACGACCTGGTGACGGCCGTCGGTTACGCGATGCAGCCGAAGCTGCACCCCGGCCGCCGCGCCGACGCCGAGCGGTATCTGAGCCGTCACCTCGACGAGCGGACCCGGCGCTACTTCAAGCGGCGCAGGCTCACCGCGCTCGGGCTGCCGGGCGCGCTCCCGGCCCAGTTCGCCTTCATCCCCCGCAGCGCGGCCGTGCGCCGGGTCGCCCGCCGCGCGCGGGCCGTCAAGCGCGCCACCCTCGGATGA
- the leuE gene encoding leucine efflux protein LeuE, producing the protein MLGVTDLPTYLVGLVLIILLPGPNSLYVLSVAARQGVRRGYVAAAGVWAGDIVLMVLAAAGAASLLTSNAVLFGIVKFVGAGYLAWLAIGLLRAAWTMWRERDARTERADAADPAQAPGASAERPFRRAFVISVLNPKAILFLISFFVQFVDPAYAYPAVTFVVLGTCLQVASALYLSALIFGGSRLAAVFRSRRKLSAGATTLAGALFLGFAAKLSTAGV; encoded by the coding sequence ATGCTTGGTGTCACAGACCTTCCCACGTACCTCGTGGGCCTCGTCCTCATCATCCTGCTGCCGGGGCCGAACTCGCTGTACGTGCTGTCGGTCGCGGCACGGCAGGGGGTGCGGCGCGGGTATGTGGCGGCCGCCGGGGTCTGGGCCGGGGACATCGTGCTGATGGTCCTGGCCGCCGCGGGTGCCGCCTCGCTGCTCACGAGCAACGCCGTGCTGTTCGGGATCGTGAAGTTCGTGGGCGCCGGGTATCTCGCCTGGCTCGCGATCGGGCTGCTGCGGGCCGCGTGGACGATGTGGCGCGAGCGGGACGCCCGTACCGAGCGGGCGGACGCGGCCGACCCTGCGCAGGCGCCCGGGGCGTCCGCCGAGCGGCCGTTCCGCCGGGCGTTCGTGATCAGTGTGCTTAACCCGAAGGCGATCCTGTTCCTCATTTCCTTCTTCGTGCAGTTCGTGGACCCCGCGTACGCGTACCCCGCCGTGACGTTCGTCGTGCTCGGCACCTGTCTCCAGGTCGCGAGCGCGCTGTATCTGTCGGCGCTGATCTTCGGCGGTTCCCGGCTCGCCGCCGTCTTCCGCAGCCGCCGCAAGCTGTCCGCCGGGGCGACCACGCTGGCGGGCGCGCTGTTCCTCGGGTTCGCGGCGAAGCTGTCCACCGCCGGGGTGTAA
- a CDS encoding acylneuraminate cytidylyltransferase gives MTVTTAPAQRTQRTQRRPQVVLAVIPARGGSKGVPAKNLAPVGGIPLVTRAVHACRTAPRVTHVVVSTDDPAIAAAARAADAEVVLRPAALADDTATSEAAVLHALDAHESRHGHPVDVVVLVQCTSPFLTSGDLDAVAAAVTDEGADTAVTVAPFHGFVWRDSDGDGGSDTAWDGYGVNHDKSVRPRRQDRPQDLLETGAAYAMTAPGFRAHRHRFFGRTRLVRTDASRVLEIDDPHDLTRARALAPLLDADRPAALPGRADIDAVVLDFDGTQTDDRVLIDADGREFVSVHRGDGLGVAALREAGLALLILSSERNPVVAARARKLGIAVLHGVERKDLALKQWCDEQGIAPQRVLYAGNDVNDLPCFTVAGWPVAVASAHEVVRGAARAVTTAPGGAGAVRELATWLLGPSLDPHTPRHPQGRRDSPDHPVPSVPTDVQTQVPTHVHTER, from the coding sequence ATGACCGTGACAACAGCCCCCGCGCAGCGAACGCAGCGCACGCAGCGAAGGCCGCAGGTCGTCCTCGCCGTGATCCCGGCGCGGGGCGGCTCCAAGGGCGTCCCCGCCAAGAACCTCGCCCCGGTCGGCGGTATCCCCCTGGTCACCAGGGCCGTCCACGCCTGCCGCACGGCACCCCGCGTCACCCACGTCGTCGTCTCCACCGACGACCCGGCGATCGCCGCCGCCGCCCGTGCGGCCGACGCGGAGGTCGTCCTGCGCCCCGCCGCCCTCGCGGACGACACCGCGACCAGCGAGGCCGCGGTACTGCACGCGCTGGACGCCCATGAGTCCCGTCACGGACACCCCGTGGACGTGGTCGTGCTCGTCCAGTGCACCAGCCCCTTCCTCACCTCCGGGGACCTGGACGCGGTCGCCGCCGCCGTCACCGACGAGGGCGCCGACACCGCGGTGACCGTCGCCCCCTTCCACGGCTTCGTCTGGCGTGACAGCGACGGGGACGGCGGCAGCGACACCGCCTGGGACGGGTACGGCGTCAACCACGACAAGTCCGTCCGCCCGCGCCGCCAGGACCGGCCCCAGGACCTCCTGGAGACCGGCGCCGCCTACGCGATGACCGCCCCCGGCTTCCGCGCGCACCGCCACCGCTTCTTCGGCCGCACCCGACTCGTCCGCACCGACGCGTCCCGGGTCCTGGAGATCGACGACCCGCACGACCTCACCCGGGCCCGCGCCCTCGCGCCGCTCCTCGACGCGGACCGCCCCGCCGCCCTGCCGGGCCGCGCGGACATCGACGCGGTCGTCCTCGACTTCGACGGCACCCAGACCGACGACCGGGTGCTGATCGACGCCGACGGACGGGAGTTCGTCTCCGTCCACCGGGGGGACGGGCTCGGTGTCGCCGCCCTGCGCGAGGCCGGGCTGGCGCTGCTGATCCTCTCCTCGGAGCGCAACCCGGTCGTCGCGGCACGCGCCCGCAAGCTGGGGATCGCCGTCCTGCACGGCGTCGAACGCAAGGACCTCGCGCTCAAGCAGTGGTGCGACGAGCAGGGCATCGCCCCGCAGCGGGTGCTCTACGCGGGCAACGACGTCAACGACCTCCCGTGCTTCACCGTCGCCGGCTGGCCCGTGGCCGTCGCGAGCGCCCACGAGGTGGTGCGCGGCGCCGCACGCGCCGTCACCACCGCGCCCGGCGGCGCCGGAGCGGTCCGGGAGCTGGCCACCTGGCTCCTCGGCCCGTCCCTCGACCCCCACACCCCCCGGCACCCGCAGGGCCGCCGGGACTCCCCCGACCACCCCGTCCCGTCCGTACCCACCGACGTACAGACCCAAGTACCCACCCACGTACACACCGAAAGGTAA
- a CDS encoding DUF6716 putative glycosyltransferase: protein MPSRTPKSPRVAVLADSDTRWKWGALTAGRLVPGGRLDGFLLRGRATPTARQLQEVGVPADSLTEVTTAGFLRTMAEERYDVVLLALVGGGVQAMLHGLAHTWRGAGRRPVVVTGYVGVVYEKLADGLLLRHGADLVLANSRQDAERFRAVYEGVGADASGVVEVALPFLGGEPYRAADPYRVVFAAQPSVPGDRAGRAYLLERLVRHARRHPDREVLLKLRSRPGEHTTHIEETPYQKLARPLRLPPNLRLVYGHMGEVLDGADLLVTVSSTAALEALHRRVPTAVLTDLGVREALGNHHFVGSGCLMSWDALDAGAVPVADPGWVARQGVAADGSYEAAYDAARERIARLGGGAGPGGIAPYYTAATAPGYLPGVLRRYHLAVDGAVLPGAARVSPGSAGPVRRVVRRAARGAYRHGVQRVAPAIRRMGEL, encoded by the coding sequence GTGCCTTCACGTACTCCGAAGTCCCCGCGGGTCGCCGTACTCGCCGATTCCGACACCCGATGGAAATGGGGCGCCCTCACCGCGGGCCGCCTCGTCCCCGGGGGCCGGCTCGACGGCTTCCTGCTGCGGGGCCGCGCCACGCCCACGGCCCGTCAGCTCCAGGAGGTGGGCGTCCCCGCGGACTCCCTCACCGAGGTCACCACCGCGGGGTTCCTGCGGACGATGGCCGAGGAACGGTACGACGTGGTGCTCCTCGCGCTCGTCGGCGGCGGGGTCCAGGCGATGCTGCACGGACTCGCGCACACCTGGCGCGGCGCCGGACGCCGCCCGGTCGTCGTCACCGGCTATGTCGGGGTGGTCTACGAGAAGCTGGCCGACGGACTCCTGCTGCGGCACGGCGCCGATCTCGTCCTCGCCAACTCCCGTCAGGACGCGGAACGGTTCCGCGCGGTGTACGAGGGCGTCGGCGCGGACGCCTCCGGGGTGGTCGAGGTCGCGCTGCCGTTCCTCGGCGGCGAACCGTACCGGGCGGCCGACCCCTACCGGGTGGTGTTCGCCGCGCAGCCCTCCGTACCGGGTGACCGGGCCGGCCGCGCGTACCTCCTGGAACGGCTGGTCCGGCACGCCCGGCGCCACCCGGACCGCGAGGTGCTGCTGAAGCTGCGCTCGCGCCCCGGTGAACACACCACGCACATCGAGGAGACCCCGTACCAGAAGCTCGCGCGACCGCTGCGGCTGCCGCCCAACCTGCGGCTGGTGTACGGGCACATGGGCGAGGTGCTGGACGGCGCTGACCTGCTGGTCACGGTGAGTTCCACGGCGGCGCTCGAAGCGTTGCACCGGCGGGTGCCGACGGCGGTGCTCACGGATCTCGGGGTGCGTGAGGCGCTGGGCAACCACCACTTCGTGGGGTCCGGCTGCCTGATGTCGTGGGACGCGCTCGACGCGGGGGCGGTGCCCGTCGCGGACCCCGGTTGGGTGGCACGGCAGGGGGTCGCGGCGGACGGCTCGTACGAGGCGGCGTACGACGCGGCGCGGGAGCGGATCGCGCGGCTGGGGGGCGGGGCGGGGCCCGGGGGGATCGCGCCCTATTACACGGCCGCGACCGCGCCCGGGTATCTGCCCGGGGTGCTGCGGCGGTACCACCTCGCGGTGGACGGGGCGGTGCTGCCCGGCGCGGCGCGGGTGTCCCCGGGGTCCGCCGGGCCGGTCCGGCGGGTCGTCCGGCGCGCCGCGCGGGGTGCCTACCGGCACGGGGTGCAGCGGGTCGCGCCCGCGATCCGTCGCATGGGGGAACTGTGA
- a CDS encoding acyltransferase family protein: MSATTGTAPGPVPVEGAVPVKGAVQVKEPAGPRPARVPRLRALDGLRLLAALMVAAYHYGGRDGEVSTAWGTSPRLQFPTASEWFAYGCLGVQVFFVISGFVICMSGWGRTPRAYLASRVSRLMPAYWAAIVLVTVVFALPPVVYRAVSPSDALLNLTLLQQPLGVDRVLGVCWTLWAEVRFYALFAVAVVLPGVTRHRVVLFCAVWTLAAAMAQASGEPFLKTLLMPEYAPFFIGGIGLYLVHRDRRDATAWGIVVVSWLTGQHHAVADLWHAPDPDFFSYRSAGVIVLIVTAGFALVAAIALGWFSWANWRWLTVAGALTYPFYLVHEHLGWVVIGALHRTLGVPAYATLPLTVTAMLALAWLLNRFVEDRATPWLRNALTSGARVRGTGAGQAP, encoded by the coding sequence ATGAGCGCCACGACCGGGACCGCTCCCGGGCCGGTGCCGGTGGAGGGGGCGGTGCCGGTGAAAGGGGCGGTGCAGGTGAAGGAGCCGGCCGGGCCGCGTCCCGCGCGGGTCCCCCGGCTCCGGGCGCTGGACGGACTGCGGCTGCTCGCCGCGCTGATGGTCGCCGCCTACCACTACGGAGGCCGTGACGGTGAGGTCTCCACGGCCTGGGGCACCTCCCCGAGGCTCCAGTTCCCCACCGCGTCCGAGTGGTTCGCCTACGGCTGCCTCGGGGTGCAGGTCTTCTTCGTGATCAGCGGGTTCGTGATCTGCATGAGCGGCTGGGGCCGCACCCCGCGCGCGTACCTCGCGTCCCGCGTGTCCCGGCTGATGCCCGCGTACTGGGCCGCGATCGTGCTGGTCACCGTCGTCTTCGCGCTGCCGCCCGTGGTGTACCGGGCGGTGTCCCCGAGCGACGCGCTGCTGAACCTGACCCTGCTCCAGCAGCCGCTCGGCGTCGACCGGGTGCTCGGGGTGTGCTGGACGCTGTGGGCCGAGGTCCGCTTCTACGCGCTGTTCGCGGTGGCCGTCGTCCTGCCCGGGGTGACCCGGCACCGGGTCGTGCTGTTCTGCGCGGTGTGGACGCTGGCGGCGGCGATGGCCCAGGCGTCCGGGGAACCGTTCCTGAAGACGCTGCTGATGCCGGAGTACGCGCCCTTCTTCATCGGCGGTATCGGTCTGTATCTGGTGCACCGCGACCGGCGGGACGCGACCGCCTGGGGCATCGTCGTGGTGAGCTGGCTGACCGGCCAGCACCACGCGGTGGCCGACCTGTGGCACGCCCCGGACCCGGACTTCTTCTCGTACCGTTCCGCCGGGGTGATCGTACTGATCGTGACGGCCGGGTTCGCGCTGGTCGCGGCGATCGCGCTGGGGTGGTTCTCCTGGGCCAACTGGCGCTGGCTGACGGTCGCGGGGGCGCTGACGTACCCGTTCTACCTGGTCCATGAACACCTCGGCTGGGTCGTGATCGGCGCATTGCACCGCACCCTCGGCGTCCCCGCGTACGCGACCCTGCCGCTGACGGTCACCGCGATGCTGGCACTGGCGTGGCTGCTCAACCGCTTCGTGGAGGACAGGGCCACCCCGTGGCTGCGGAACGCGCTGACCTCGGGGGCACGGGTACGGGGAACGGGCGCCGGGCAGGCTCCTTGA
- a CDS encoding N-acetylneuraminate synthase family protein yields MSPNPSRLRTLGSRTAGPGRSVYITGEIGINHNGDVENALALIDAAADAGCDAVKFQKRTPEICTPRDQWNIERDTPWGRMTYIDYRHRVEFGEDEYRTIDAYCKKRGIDWFASPWDTEAVAFLERFDLPAHKVASASLTDDELLRALRATGRTVILSTGMSTPKQIRHAVEVLGSDNILLCHATSTYPAKADELNLRVINTLQQEFPNVPIGYSGHETGLQTTLAAVALGAVFVERHITLDRAMWGSDQAASVEPQGLARLVRDIRTIESSLGDGVKKVYDSELGPMRKLRRVPGVVAQAEIATAAGEPVTV; encoded by the coding sequence ATGTCCCCGAACCCCTCCCGTCTGCGCACCCTCGGCTCCCGGACCGCGGGCCCCGGCCGGTCCGTCTACATCACCGGTGAGATCGGCATCAACCACAACGGCGACGTGGAGAACGCGCTCGCCCTCATCGACGCCGCCGCCGACGCCGGATGCGACGCCGTGAAGTTCCAGAAGCGCACCCCCGAGATCTGCACCCCCCGCGACCAGTGGAACATCGAACGCGACACCCCCTGGGGCCGGATGACCTACATCGACTACCGCCACCGCGTCGAGTTCGGTGAGGACGAGTACCGGACGATCGACGCCTACTGCAAGAAGCGCGGCATCGACTGGTTCGCCTCCCCGTGGGACACCGAGGCCGTCGCGTTCCTGGAGAGGTTCGACCTCCCCGCCCACAAGGTCGCCTCCGCGTCCCTCACCGACGACGAACTGCTGCGCGCCCTGCGCGCCACCGGGCGGACCGTGATCCTCTCCACCGGGATGTCCACGCCCAAGCAGATCCGGCACGCCGTCGAGGTGCTCGGCTCGGACAACATCCTGCTCTGCCACGCCACGTCCACCTACCCGGCCAAGGCCGACGAGCTGAACCTGCGCGTGATCAACACCCTCCAGCAGGAGTTCCCCAACGTCCCCATCGGCTACTCCGGCCATGAGACGGGCCTCCAGACCACCCTCGCGGCCGTCGCGCTCGGCGCCGTCTTCGTGGAACGGCACATCACCCTCGACCGGGCGATGTGGGGCTCCGACCAGGCCGCGTCCGTCGAGCCCCAGGGCCTCGCGCGGCTCGTCCGCGACATCCGCACCATAGAGTCCTCGCTCGGCGACGGCGTCAAGAAGGTGTACGACTCCGAGCTCGGCCCGATGCGCAAGCTGCGCCGGGTCCCCGGTGTCGTCGCCCAGGCGGAGATCGCCACCGCCGCGGGCGAGCCGGTCACGGTCTGA
- a CDS encoding MarR family winged helix-turn-helix transcriptional regulator encodes MDYSHNDEELATQPIGYWGRAASDAVVAYIREGLATHDLTQPQWWVLNQLAESPQGRELAELARFLGGYLDVGDPAIEEAVGNLVHRGLVTTDDHDRLHITPEGEALKAAAVKTQTARREVIHDGVTDEEFVRALKVLQRMIHNVDGKAWHH; translated from the coding sequence ATGGACTACTCGCACAACGACGAAGAACTCGCCACCCAGCCCATCGGTTACTGGGGCCGGGCGGCGTCCGACGCCGTGGTGGCCTATATCCGTGAGGGTCTGGCCACCCATGATCTGACCCAGCCGCAGTGGTGGGTCCTCAACCAGCTCGCGGAGTCACCGCAGGGCCGTGAACTCGCGGAACTCGCCCGGTTCCTCGGCGGCTACCTCGATGTCGGCGACCCGGCGATCGAGGAGGCGGTCGGGAACCTCGTACACCGCGGCCTCGTCACCACCGACGACCACGACCGGCTGCACATCACCCCCGAGGGGGAGGCCCTGAAGGCCGCGGCGGTGAAGACCCAGACCGCGCGCCGTGAGGTCATCCACGACGGCGTCACGGACGAGGAGTTCGTCCGGGCCCTGAAGGTGCTGCAACGCATGATCCACAACGTGGACGGCAAGGCCTGGCACCACTGA
- a CDS encoding amidohydrolase, protein MSADTDSTSDADRPGMPLLPGTLPDALRAELIAFRRDMHMHPELGNQEFRTTAAIKTRLEKAGLRPQVLKLGTGLICDIGTWDGVRPRLALRADIDGLPIPDMKTGCAYRSTVPDRAHACGHDVHTSVVLGAGLVLAGMDRAGTLPHPVRLIFQPAEEVLPGGATDAIAAGVLDGVGRIIGVHCDPRVDAGRIGLRHGPITSACDRLDISLDGPGGHTARPHLTTDLVIAAAKVATEVPALVARRVDARSGLALTWGRIESGHACNVIPQHAELSGTVRCLDLQSWRLAPDLVHAAIDEVAGLYRAKTEITYVRGVPPVVNDPQVTKLLRDAMTARRGAASVQDTEQSLGGEDFSWYLEHVPGAMARLGVRRPGERTVRDLHQGDFDVDESSIAVGVELFTAAALLDT, encoded by the coding sequence ATGTCCGCTGACACAGACTCCACGTCCGACGCCGACCGGCCCGGGATGCCGCTGCTGCCCGGTACCCTGCCCGACGCGCTCCGTGCCGAGCTCATCGCGTTCCGCCGCGACATGCATATGCACCCCGAGCTGGGCAACCAGGAGTTCCGGACCACCGCCGCGATCAAGACCCGCCTGGAGAAGGCGGGACTGCGTCCGCAGGTCCTGAAGCTCGGCACCGGACTGATCTGTGACATCGGCACCTGGGACGGCGTACGGCCCAGGCTGGCGCTGCGCGCCGACATCGACGGGCTGCCCATCCCCGACATGAAGACCGGCTGCGCCTACCGGTCCACGGTGCCCGACCGGGCCCACGCCTGCGGGCACGACGTGCACACGTCCGTGGTGCTCGGCGCGGGGCTGGTGCTGGCCGGGATGGACCGTGCGGGCACGCTTCCGCATCCGGTGCGGCTGATCTTCCAGCCCGCCGAGGAGGTGCTGCCGGGCGGCGCGACCGACGCGATCGCCGCCGGTGTGCTGGACGGGGTGGGGCGGATCATCGGGGTGCACTGCGACCCCCGGGTCGACGCGGGCCGAATCGGGCTGCGGCACGGACCGATCACCTCCGCGTGCGACCGGCTGGACATCTCCCTCGACGGGCCCGGCGGGCACACCGCGCGGCCCCATCTGACGACCGACCTCGTCATCGCCGCGGCCAAGGTGGCGACCGAGGTCCCCGCGCTGGTCGCCCGGCGGGTCGACGCGCGGTCCGGGCTGGCCCTGACCTGGGGGCGGATCGAGTCCGGGCACGCGTGCAACGTCATCCCGCAGCACGCGGAGCTGTCCGGGACCGTGCGGTGCCTCGACCTCCAGTCGTGGCGGCTGGCACCGGACCTGGTGCACGCGGCCATCGACGAGGTGGCGGGCCTGTACCGGGCGAAGACGGAGATCACCTACGTCCGCGGGGTGCCGCCGGTGGTCAACGACCCCCAGGTCACCAAGCTGCTCCGGGACGCGATGACCGCGCGGCGCGGCGCGGCGTCGGTGCAGGATACCGAGCAGAGTCTCGGGGGCGAGGACTTCTCCTGGTACCTGGAGCATGTGCCGGGGGCGATGGCGCGCCTCGGCGTGCGCAGGCCGGGGGAGCGGACCGTGCGGGACCTCCACCAGGGGGATTTCGACGTCGACGAGTCGTCGATCGCCGTCGGCGTCGAACTCTTCACGGCGGCGGCCCTCCTCGACACGTAG